The Propionispora vibrioides genome window below encodes:
- a CDS encoding YgiQ family radical SAM protein, translated as MKENFLPISIDEIKKRGWSELDFILVSGDAYVDHPSFGPAIIGRLLEKHGFKVGIIAQPDWRSTADFKKLGKPRLGFLVTAGNLDSMLNKFTAAKKYRSSDSYSPGGAAGRRPERATIVYCNRIRELSKTVPLIIGGIEASLRRFSHYDYWSDQVRRSILVDCRADLLIYGMGEKQVIDIARQLEQGLAIKDIRDVRGTCYRTEGLDHLWDYCEIPGHEAVSTDKKSFAAAFKAQYQEQDPIRGKTLVQSCGEQYIVQNPPALPLSAAEMDEIYDLPYQRTWHPAYDAAGGVPAIQEVKFSIVSHRGCFGGCSFCAIVSHQGRIIQSRSRESILAEAKAIIALPDFKGYIHDVGGPTANFRLPSCRHQAERGTCKGRQCLHPFPCKEIQSDHSEYLELLRDLRKLPGVKKVFIRSGLRYDYLMTGNNKEFLRELCEHHVSGQLKIAPEHISPKVTRLMGKADKSVYLAFMRAYQKMNQELGKEQYLVPYFMSSHPGAGLKEAVELAEFIRDLGYHPEQVQDFIPSPGSLSTCMYYTGLNPLTGEAVYVAKDPHEKKLQRVLLQYRDPKNYALVHEALVKAQRQDLIGYDPKCLIRPPRPATARNKSTVSGPNSRSLRSGSPAARRKKTGKQQPRK; from the coding sequence ACTGGCGCTCCACCGCCGATTTTAAAAAACTGGGCAAACCGCGGCTGGGTTTTTTGGTTACGGCCGGCAATCTGGATTCTATGCTGAATAAGTTTACCGCCGCCAAGAAATACCGGAGCAGCGATTCCTATTCACCGGGGGGAGCGGCCGGACGGCGGCCGGAACGGGCTACTATTGTATATTGTAATCGCATCCGCGAACTGTCCAAGACAGTGCCGCTCATTATCGGCGGCATCGAAGCCAGCCTGAGACGGTTCAGCCATTACGACTACTGGTCGGATCAGGTGCGACGCTCCATACTGGTGGACTGCCGGGCCGATCTGCTAATCTACGGCATGGGCGAAAAACAGGTAATTGATATTGCCCGCCAGTTGGAGCAGGGGTTGGCGATCAAAGATATTCGCGATGTCCGGGGTACCTGCTACCGTACAGAAGGCCTGGACCATCTGTGGGATTATTGCGAAATTCCCGGGCACGAGGCAGTCAGTACGGACAAAAAAAGCTTTGCCGCCGCCTTTAAAGCCCAGTATCAGGAGCAGGACCCTATCCGGGGCAAGACGCTGGTCCAATCATGCGGCGAACAGTATATCGTACAAAACCCGCCGGCCTTGCCGTTGTCCGCTGCCGAAATGGACGAAATTTACGATTTACCTTATCAGCGTACCTGGCACCCGGCTTATGATGCGGCGGGCGGCGTACCGGCCATTCAGGAGGTAAAATTCAGTATTGTCAGCCACCGCGGCTGTTTCGGCGGCTGTTCGTTCTGTGCCATTGTTTCCCACCAGGGGCGTATTATTCAAAGCCGCAGCCGAGAATCCATTCTAGCCGAGGCGAAAGCGATTATTGCGTTGCCTGATTTCAAAGGCTACATTCACGATGTGGGCGGTCCAACAGCCAACTTTCGACTGCCCTCCTGCCGTCATCAGGCCGAGCGGGGGACCTGCAAAGGCCGCCAGTGCCTGCATCCTTTCCCCTGTAAGGAAATTCAGTCCGATCATTCCGAGTATTTGGAATTGCTAAGGGATTTACGAAAGCTGCCGGGGGTAAAAAAGGTGTTTATCCGTTCCGGTCTGCGTTATGATTATTTAATGACAGGCAATAATAAAGAATTCTTGCGCGAATTGTGTGAGCATCATGTCAGCGGACAGTTGAAAATCGCGCCGGAGCACATTTCACCCAAGGTGACCCGCTTGATGGGCAAGGCTGATAAATCGGTATATCTGGCGTTCATGCGGGCCTATCAGAAAATGAATCAGGAACTGGGCAAAGAGCAGTATCTGGTACCTTATTTTATGTCCAGCCATCCTGGTGCAGGCTTGAAGGAAGCGGTGGAACTGGCTGAATTTATCCGTGACCTGGGCTATCATCCGGAACAGGTGCAGGATTTTATTCCTTCGCCGGGCAGTTTGTCCACTTGTATGTATTATACCGGTCTCAATCCATTGACCGGCGAAGCGGTCTATGTGGCCAAAGACCCCCATGAGAAAAAACTGCAGCGCGTGCTGCTACAGTACCGGGACCCCAAAAATTATGCCCTGGTTCATGAAGCACTGGTCAAAGCGCAGCGGCAGGACTTGATCGGTTATGACCCTAAGTGTCTGATCCGGCCGCCTCGTCCGGCGACCGCTAGAAACAAGTCAACGGTTTCAGGACCGAATAGCCGCTCGCTTCGTTCCGGCAGTCCGGCGGCCCGCCGTAAGAAAACGGGCAAGCAGCAGCCCCGCAAGTAA
- the recA gene encoding recombinase RecA: protein MDKLKAIESVLKQVEKDFGKGAIMKLGEAAAKMNVEVIPTGSIALDAALGAGGVPRGRVIEIYGQESSGKTTVALHVIAQAQKAGGFAAFIDAEHALDPVYAKKLGVDIDNLLISQPDNGEQALEIAEALVRSNAIDVVVVDSVAALVPKAEIDGDMGDSHVGLQARLMSQALRKLTGIISKSRTTAIFINQIREKVGVMFGNPETTTGGRALKFYSSVRLEVRKGEPLKQGNDIVGTRTKVKVVKNKIAPPFKQAEFDIMYGEGISREGGIVDLGSEMDIINKSGAWYSYGDNRLGQGRENVKEFMKENPAIAAEIETKIRERLGLSAVKVTVPDEVEEITGAE from the coding sequence ATGGATAAATTGAAGGCGATCGAGAGTGTACTTAAACAGGTAGAGAAGGATTTTGGCAAAGGGGCGATTATGAAGCTGGGTGAGGCGGCGGCCAAAATGAATGTGGAAGTCATCCCCACCGGCTCGATTGCCCTGGATGCGGCTTTGGGGGCTGGCGGCGTTCCCCGGGGCAGAGTCATCGAAATATACGGACAAGAGTCTTCCGGTAAGACAACGGTGGCGCTGCATGTGATTGCTCAGGCCCAGAAGGCCGGCGGTTTTGCTGCGTTTATTGATGCTGAGCATGCCCTGGATCCGGTATATGCCAAGAAACTGGGCGTTGATATAGACAACCTGCTTATCTCTCAGCCTGACAACGGCGAACAGGCGCTGGAAATTGCTGAAGCGCTGGTGAGAAGCAATGCGATTGACGTCGTGGTGGTGGATTCGGTAGCCGCTTTGGTGCCCAAAGCGGAAATCGACGGTGATATGGGTGATTCCCATGTCGGCCTGCAGGCGCGCCTTATGTCACAGGCCTTGCGGAAACTGACCGGGATCATCAGCAAATCACGGACTACGGCTATTTTTATCAATCAGATCAGGGAGAAGGTCGGCGTCATGTTTGGCAATCCGGAAACGACCACCGGCGGCCGGGCGCTGAAATTCTACTCTTCGGTACGTCTGGAAGTGAGAAAAGGCGAACCGCTCAAGCAGGGCAACGATATTGTCGGCACCCGTACCAAGGTAAAAGTCGTTAAGAATAAAATCGCGCCTCCTTTCAAACAGGCGGAATTCGATATCATGTATGGCGAAGGGATTTCGCGTGAAGGCGGCATCGTTGATCTTGGCAGTGAGATGGATATTATCAATAAGAGCGGTGCCTGGTATTCCTATGGCGATAACCGTCTGGGCCAGGGCCGGGAAAACGTCAAAGAATTTATGAAAGAGAATCCGGCTATAGCTGCCGAGATTGAAACCAAGATCCGGGAGCGGCTTGGGCTGTCGGCGGTTAAGGTAACAGTGCCGGATGAGGTGGAGGAAATAACCGGTGCCGAGTAA
- a CDS encoding ABC transporter substrate-binding protein, which produces MRRYLSVLFVSYLLIIAVVSGSTYLTGQAGKQQAKDIKSITVYTSLPLEQIEPLAQDFEKSQEIRVNIVPLSEADLLVRANSQKEKPQADLILANRALLEQAKAANLLMPYTSEQLDIIPARFIDKDNFWTGIWYDPIVFVANQDFLKKMPQPPAKWSDLTKVNTVRVGITDFLASESSANLLYTLMSNQGEQQTLTFLKQLHPQIVQYAKFLATPVRMAGLGEVDIAIAVQSEAMRYLKDSFPLTIIHPEEGTAYLLTGAGLIKDAPQQAEAKLFINWLTQENAQAALQRNKLYFVPTNPEIPAYKSYDTKNLKLLENKLVNQEQQKQLLDKWVQTVRLNTKQ; this is translated from the coding sequence ATGCGACGTTATCTATCGGTCCTGTTTGTTTCCTATCTGCTGATTATCGCCGTAGTGTCGGGCAGTACCTATCTGACCGGACAGGCCGGTAAACAACAGGCCAAAGATATCAAAAGTATTACCGTATATACTTCCTTACCACTGGAGCAGATAGAGCCGCTTGCACAGGACTTTGAAAAATCACAGGAAATACGAGTCAACATCGTGCCGCTGTCCGAGGCCGATCTGTTAGTGCGGGCAAACAGCCAGAAAGAGAAGCCCCAGGCCGATCTGATTTTGGCGAACCGAGCACTATTAGAGCAGGCTAAGGCGGCCAATTTGTTGATGCCATATACATCGGAGCAGTTGGATATTATTCCGGCCCGGTTCATTGACAAGGATAATTTTTGGACAGGTATCTGGTATGATCCCATCGTATTTGTCGCCAACCAGGATTTTTTGAAAAAGATGCCTCAGCCCCCGGCTAAGTGGTCCGATTTAACTAAAGTCAACACCGTCCGGGTGGGCATAACGGATTTTCTGGCCTCAGAATCATCGGCTAACCTTCTGTATACGCTGATGTCTAATCAAGGGGAACAGCAAACCTTAACCTTTTTGAAGCAGCTTCATCCGCAAATCGTCCAATATGCCAAATTTTTAGCTACACCGGTGCGTATGGCCGGGTTGGGTGAAGTGGATATTGCCATTGCGGTGCAAAGCGAAGCCATGCGCTATCTAAAAGATAGTTTTCCGTTAACCATTATTCATCCGGAAGAGGGGACGGCTTATTTGCTGACCGGTGCCGGCCTGATTAAAGACGCGCCGCAGCAGGCAGAAGCCAAGCTGTTCATCAACTGGCTGACACAGGAAAATGCCCAGGCCGCCTTGCAAAGAAACAAACTGTATTTTGTGCCTACTAATCCGGAAATTCCGGCTTATAAAAGCTATGACACCAAGAATTTGAAACTGCTGGAAAATAAGCTGGTAAACCAGGAGCAGCAGAAGCAGCTCTTGGATAAATGGGTGCAAACCGTGCGTTTGAATACAAAACAATAA
- a CDS encoding DEAD/DEAH box helicase, translating into MKETNSLFGDIQLSKKIYSAIADMGFEEPSPIQSKTIPMVLEGHDVIGQAQTGTGKTAAFGIPMMERVTDSRQIQALVLTPTRELAIQVSEELAKIGKFRRIKTLPIYGGQSIDRQIRALHFGVQVAIGTPGRLLDHIRRNTIKLNSVKMLVLDEADEMLDMGFVDDIEAILQHIPAEDRQTLLFSATMPKPIAALAAKYMKTPKTVTISKEQLTVPLIDQVYYETRDKLDGLCRVLDLEDADKLIIFCRTKRGVDDLVVSLQGRGFMADGLHGDLSQSQRDKVMKKFRDGKLEILIATDVAARGLDIDHVTHVINYDIPQDHESYVHRIGRTGRAGKKGIAITFIGPREYRQLKLIENLAKTRILRKQLPSPADVLERQRDLLKGRINRMVEQGGFSDYHTIVSELAADYDPLDIAAAALKLFQEGFKEKPDSEDSAPNFANTGGQPGMVRLFINAGKAQKIRAEDIVRTIASEADIQGSRIGVINIYEKFTFVEVPEDVAERVISVMHKNTIKGYKVNVEPAKGR; encoded by the coding sequence TTGAAAGAAACAAACAGTCTATTTGGCGATATTCAACTGAGCAAAAAAATCTATTCCGCTATTGCGGATATGGGCTTTGAAGAACCTTCGCCTATTCAGTCAAAAACTATACCGATGGTGCTGGAGGGACATGACGTCATTGGTCAGGCCCAGACAGGCACCGGCAAAACGGCCGCTTTCGGCATACCGATGATGGAACGGGTTACCGACAGCCGGCAAATTCAGGCGCTGGTGCTCACCCCCACCCGCGAACTAGCCATCCAAGTGTCGGAGGAACTGGCTAAGATCGGTAAATTCCGTCGTATAAAAACGCTGCCTATTTACGGCGGGCAGTCAATTGACCGGCAAATCCGGGCCTTGCACTTTGGCGTGCAGGTGGCTATCGGCACCCCGGGACGTCTGCTTGACCACATCCGCCGCAATACCATTAAGCTGAACTCCGTAAAAATGCTGGTGCTGGATGAAGCCGATGAAATGCTGGATATGGGCTTTGTCGACGACATTGAAGCCATTTTGCAGCACATCCCTGCCGAAGACCGCCAGACGCTGCTGTTTTCCGCCACCATGCCCAAACCGATTGCCGCTTTGGCCGCTAAATATATGAAAACCCCTAAGACGGTTACCATCAGCAAAGAACAGTTGACGGTGCCGCTTATTGATCAGGTTTATTATGAAACCAGGGATAAGCTGGACGGCTTGTGCCGGGTTCTCGATCTGGAGGATGCCGATAAACTGATTATTTTCTGCCGGACTAAACGCGGCGTTGATGATCTGGTGGTGTCGCTGCAGGGCCGGGGCTTTATGGCTGACGGACTACACGGCGATTTAAGCCAGTCCCAGCGCGACAAGGTTATGAAAAAATTCCGGGACGGCAAACTGGAGATCCTGATTGCTACCGATGTGGCTGCCCGGGGTCTTGATATTGATCATGTGACCCATGTTATCAATTATGACATACCGCAGGACCATGAGTCCTACGTACACCGGATTGGCCGTACCGGCCGGGCCGGCAAGAAGGGCATTGCCATTACCTTTATCGGTCCCCGCGAGTACCGTCAGTTGAAACTGATCGAAAATCTGGCCAAGACCCGGATTCTTCGCAAACAGCTTCCCTCGCCGGCCGATGTGCTGGAGCGCCAGAGAGATCTGCTGAAGGGGCGGATTAACCGTATGGTTGAGCAAGGTGGTTTCAGCGACTACCATACCATCGTATCGGAGCTGGCTGCCGATTATGATCCGCTGGATATTGCCGCTGCCGCATTAAAACTGTTCCAGGAAGGCTTTAAAGAGAAGCCGGACAGTGAGGATTCGGCGCCTAATTTCGCCAACACCGGCGGTCAGCCGGGCATGGTACGGCTGTTTATCAACGCCGGCAAGGCGCAGAAAATACGGGCCGAGGATATTGTGCGGACCATTGCCAGTGAAGCCGATATTCAGGGTAGCCGGATCGGCGTGATCAACATCTACGAGAAGTTCACCTTTGTCGAGGTGCCGGAAGATGTAGCCGAACGGGTTATTTCGGTTATGCACAAGAACACCATCAAGGGTTATAAAGTGAATGTGGAACCGGCCAAGGGCCGTTAA
- the rimO gene encoding 30S ribosomal protein S12 methylthiotransferase RimO — protein sequence MLKAGFVSLGCAKNLVDTEVMLGMLSAGQIQIIDEPSEADILIVNTCSFIDSAKEESISTILQMADYKKTGKCRGLIVAGCLGQRYREDLLQELPEVDAIVGTGAWHRINEAVEAVLQGQRVLLVDATNTIYDETMPRINATPFYSAYVKVAEGCSNCCSYCVIPQVRGSFRSRPVESVVGEVRALAARGIKEINLIAQDTTSYGRDLYGKAYLDTLLKELVKIEEIVWIRLLYCYPNYFTDEVIELIATEPKICKYIDLPLQHVHDDILKAMYRKDSRSDLETLLAKLRQRIAGVAIRTSFIVGFPGETEEHFAALKEFMAEQKFDRVGIFTYSREDGTAAATLPGQVPEEVKEERYHQLMALQCQISEELNRNLEGQVLDILVESIDEQTPGTIAGRSYREAPDVDGKVFVENAAGVKVGQFIKAKVAQGFTYDVVAEKL from the coding sequence ATGCTAAAAGCCGGGTTTGTCAGCCTAGGCTGTGCCAAAAATCTTGTAGATACCGAAGTAATGCTGGGAATGCTGTCGGCCGGACAGATTCAAATTATTGACGAGCCGTCCGAGGCGGATATTTTAATTGTCAACACTTGCAGTTTTATCGACTCGGCCAAGGAAGAGTCGATTTCCACCATATTACAGATGGCCGACTATAAAAAAACAGGCAAATGCCGCGGTTTGATTGTGGCGGGCTGTCTGGGGCAGCGGTACCGGGAAGACCTCTTGCAGGAATTGCCGGAAGTGGATGCCATTGTCGGCACCGGTGCCTGGCACCGGATCAATGAGGCCGTCGAGGCCGTTTTGCAGGGCCAGCGGGTGCTGCTGGTGGATGCAACCAATACGATTTACGATGAAACCATGCCGCGAATCAATGCCACCCCTTTTTACAGTGCCTATGTGAAGGTGGCGGAAGGCTGCAGTAACTGCTGTTCTTATTGCGTCATTCCCCAGGTGCGCGGGTCTTTTCGCAGCCGGCCGGTGGAGTCCGTCGTTGGCGAAGTCCGCGCTTTGGCGGCGCGGGGCATTAAGGAAATAAATTTAATCGCCCAGGATACAACCAGCTATGGTCGGGACTTATACGGCAAAGCGTATTTGGATACACTATTAAAAGAGCTTGTTAAGATTGAGGAAATTGTCTGGATCCGCTTATTGTATTGTTATCCGAACTACTTTACCGATGAAGTGATCGAACTGATTGCAACGGAGCCCAAGATTTGCAAATATATTGATTTGCCGCTGCAGCACGTTCATGACGATATCTTAAAGGCCATGTACCGTAAAGACAGCCGCAGTGATCTGGAAACATTGCTGGCTAAACTGCGCCAACGCATTGCCGGTGTGGCTATTCGCACCTCTTTTATCGTCGGTTTTCCCGGCGAGACGGAAGAACATTTTGCGGCGCTGAAGGAGTTTATGGCCGAGCAAAAATTCGACCGTGTCGGCATCTTTACCTATTCGCGTGAAGACGGGACGGCGGCTGCCACTTTGCCCGGGCAGGTGCCGGAGGAAGTGAAAGAGGAGCGGTATCATCAGTTAATGGCCCTGCAATGTCAGATTTCGGAGGAATTAAACCGTAATCTGGAAGGGCAGGTGCTGGACATTCTGGTGGAAAGCATCGACGAGCAGACGCCGGGCACGATAGCAGGACGTTCGTACCGCGAAGCTCCCGATGTGGACGGCAAGGTGTTTGTGGAGAATGCCGCCGGTGTAAAGGTCGGTCAGTTTATCAAGGCAAAAGTGGCGCAGGGCTTTACGTATGATGTAGTGGCGGAAAAACTGTAG
- a CDS encoding competence/damage-inducible protein A, whose protein sequence is MILEIVTTGTELLLGQIFNTNAPYLAAKLNEMGFDVVYQTTVGDNRERMSHVLQTALERADIVITSGGMGPTQGDITKEVTASLFNRAMYVHEPSLERIRMVFTRRQMVMPQSNERQAMIPEGAIVVDNDWGTAPGVILEDNGKTIINLPGPPRELESMFSHAIAPYLAKRYGGQGTIVSRVLHTYGISESALEERIRDYITKQTNPTLALLVRPGGEIIVRLTAKAADKPTATALIAKLEENLNQRIGEYIFGVDGVTLPEAVGKALKEKKMKISLAESCTGGLVTSRITDVPGSSSYLLGSVVCYDNSIKMSQVGVAEATLREHGAVSCQTALQMAGGIRRRFGADLGVGITGIAGPGGDTSDKPVGLVYVAIDGPRGSEHYKFNFSGERTYIKERTAYTVLNLIRKYLET, encoded by the coding sequence ATGATTCTGGAAATAGTAACTACCGGAACCGAATTATTGCTGGGACAAATTTTCAATACCAATGCGCCTTATCTGGCGGCAAAACTCAATGAAATGGGCTTTGACGTGGTGTACCAGACCACGGTTGGCGATAACCGGGAAAGAATGTCCCACGTCTTACAAACGGCGCTGGAACGGGCCGATATAGTGATCACTTCCGGCGGTATGGGACCCACGCAGGGTGATATTACCAAAGAAGTGACGGCAAGCCTGTTCAACCGTGCCATGTATGTCCATGAGCCCAGTCTGGAACGAATCCGCATGGTCTTTACCCGCCGCCAGATGGTCATGCCCCAAAGCAATGAACGGCAGGCGATGATTCCGGAAGGAGCCATCGTTGTGGACAATGACTGGGGAACAGCGCCGGGTGTTATTCTGGAAGACAATGGCAAGACCATTATCAATCTTCCGGGACCGCCGCGCGAATTGGAAAGCATGTTTTCTCACGCCATTGCCCCGTATCTGGCCAAGCGTTATGGCGGGCAGGGAACCATTGTTTCCCGGGTTCTGCATACATATGGCATCAGTGAATCGGCCCTGGAAGAACGCATCCGCGACTACATCACGAAACAGACCAACCCAACGCTGGCTCTACTCGTCCGGCCGGGCGGCGAAATTATCGTGCGCCTTACGGCTAAAGCGGCGGATAAGCCGACGGCTACCGCTTTAATTGCCAAATTGGAGGAAAACTTAAACCAACGAATTGGCGAATATATATTCGGCGTGGACGGCGTGACTCTGCCTGAGGCTGTCGGCAAGGCTCTCAAAGAGAAAAAAATGAAAATCTCTTTAGCCGAGTCCTGCACCGGTGGCCTGGTGACCAGCCGGATCACCGACGTGCCCGGTAGTTCAAGCTATCTTTTAGGCTCGGTGGTATGCTATGATAATAGCATAAAAATGTCTCAAGTCGGTGTGGCTGAGGCCACCCTCAGGGAACATGGCGCGGTGAGCTGCCAGACGGCCCTCCAGATGGCCGGCGGCATCCGCCGCCGGTTTGGCGCCGATCTTGGCGTAGGCATCACCGGCATTGCCGGTCCCGGCGGTGATACCAGCGACAAGCCGGTCGGACTGGTTTATGTGGCCATTGACGGGCCGCGCGGCAGCGAGCATTATAAATTCAATTTCAGCGGTGAGCGGACGTACATCAAAGAACGTACGGCTTACACCGTGCTGAATCTGATAAGAAAATATTTAGAAACATAG